The segment CCAGCCGCAACCAGCCGCTGAATAGCAGCCGTAGTAGCGGCCGGACTGAGCCGCGCCGCCTCCGCAAGCACCCCCGCCGTCATCGCCCCCGCGGCCCCAACCAAACCAAGGATGCGCAGGTCAGTCCGGTTGACGCCAAGCCGCCCAGCCGCCGCGTCATCCACCTCGTCCGCGGCTGCCCCAAACTCGGCCGCCGCATCAGCCGCAGCCGTCCGAAGATCGCCCAGCCCGAGCACCGCGTCATCTGTGGCCGCTCGAATATCACCCAGCCCGAGCGCCGCGTCATCGGTGGCCGCTCGAATATCGCCCAGCCCGAGCGCCGCGTCAGCCGCGGCCGCCGTCCCGATGTCGCTCTCCTGGTCCGACGCGACATCCGCGGCCTTGCCTATGCCGGCCTCCGCGACCGCATCTGCCTCGGCCGTCCGCGAGTCGCCCTGTGCCGCGGGCGGGTCGGCCGCAGCCGTCGGGATGCTGCCTTGGCTCGCCGCCGGGTGGGCATCAACAGCTGCCGGCTGCTGGTGTGGAGCTTCGGTGCGGCGCGGTGACCACCGGCCCGTTGTTTTTGAACGAGGAGCCGGTCCGTCCGCCTCGGGCATTTGCTTCGACACTCGAAGGAAT is part of the Actinoplanes sp. NBC_00393 genome and harbors:
- a CDS encoding MarR family winged helix-turn-helix transcriptional regulator yields the protein MSKQMPEADGPAPRSKTTGRWSPRRTEAPHQQPAAVDAHPAASQGSIPTAAADPPAAQGDSRTAEADAVAEAGIGKAADVASDQESDIGTAAAADAALGLGDIRAATDDAALGLGDIRAATDDAVLGLGDLRTAAADAAAEFGAAADEVDDAAAGRLGVNRTDLRILGLVGAAGAMTAGVLAEAARLSPAATTAAIQRLVAAGHLRREVDPVDRRRAVVTVTEGTVETLDRVYGPIGDVGRRLLDRYSPAELALITGFLRLGRRMQLEQAERIRMMRE